The Streptomyces phaeolivaceus genome has a window encoding:
- a CDS encoding SMI1/KNR4 family protein, translating to MEEATSGVMALLCEAFPVETRRRPLGWEALGAWESRHGVVLPEPYRTFVAEIANGTDEGPPETCGLLPLGEKPMSWLSWEADCWMSPEPFDGTAERAPGRPFPLEEEWQWEYDYYDHALHSSLLHRTYQDGSVLLGADGTGEYWTLVVTGPQRGRVWWLRDGCAAPYAGSPTEQSEGDFAHWAKDWHAGIGWWRTESHGCN from the coding sequence GTGGAGGAAGCGACCTCGGGCGTGATGGCCCTGCTATGTGAAGCCTTTCCAGTTGAGACCCGCCGTCGCCCTCTGGGCTGGGAAGCCCTTGGGGCCTGGGAGAGCAGGCACGGCGTGGTGTTGCCGGAGCCGTATCGCACCTTCGTCGCCGAGATCGCGAACGGCACGGATGAAGGTCCACCTGAGACATGTGGCCTGTTGCCTCTGGGAGAGAAGCCGATGAGCTGGCTTTCCTGGGAGGCGGACTGCTGGATGAGCCCGGAGCCGTTCGACGGCACCGCCGAACGCGCGCCTGGTCGACCCTTCCCCTTGGAGGAGGAGTGGCAGTGGGAGTACGACTACTACGACCACGCCCTCCACTCGTCCCTGCTGCACCGGACCTACCAGGACGGTTCAGTGCTGCTGGGGGCCGACGGGACGGGTGAGTATTGGACGCTGGTGGTGACCGGGCCGCAGCGTGGCCGCGTGTGGTGGCTCCGCGACGGATGCGCCGCGCCTTACGCCGGTTCCCCTACAGAGCAGTCGGAAGGCGACTTCGCCCATTGGGCGAAGGACTGGCATGCCGGAATCGGCTGGTGGCGCACTGAGTCACATGGCTGCAACTGA
- a CDS encoding TIGR03960 family B12-binding radical SAM protein has protein sequence MTVESVFPQLEALLPHVQKPIQYVGGELNSTVKPWESCDVRWALMYPDAYEVGLPNQGVMILYEVLNEREGVLAERTYSVWPDLEELMREHGVPQFTVDGHRPVKAFDVFGLSFSTELGYTNMLTALDLAGIPLESRDRTLDDPIVLAGGHAAFNPEPIADFIDAVIIGDGEQAVLDMTGIIRAWKAEGRPGGREEVLFRLARTGSVYIPAFYDVEYLPDGRIGRVVPNRSGVPWRVSKHTVMDLDEWPYPKQPLVPLAETVHERMSVEIFRGCTRGCRFCQAGMITRPVRERSITGIGDMVEKGLKATGFEEVGLLSLSSADHSEIGDIAKGLADRYEEDKIGLSLPSTRVDAFNVDLANELTRNGRRSGLTFAPEGGSERMRKVINKMVSEEDLIRTVSTAYGNGWRQVKLYFMCGLPTETDEDVLQIADMAMKVIAEGRKVSGQNDIRCTVSIGGFVPKPHTPFQWAPQLSAEETDARLEKLRDKIRGDKKYGRSIGFRYHDGKPGIVEGLLSRGDRRIGAVIRAVYEDGGRFDGWREHFSYDRWMSCADKALADVGLDVDWYTTRERTYEEVLPWDHLDSGLDKDWLWEDWQDSLDETEVEDCRWTPCFDCGVCPQMDTAIQIGPTGKKLLPLSVKKTVPTS, from the coding sequence ATGACAGTCGAGTCGGTCTTCCCACAGCTAGAGGCCCTGCTCCCGCATGTGCAGAAGCCGATCCAGTACGTGGGCGGTGAGCTCAACTCCACCGTCAAGCCATGGGAGTCCTGCGACGTCCGCTGGGCCCTGATGTACCCGGACGCGTACGAGGTCGGTCTGCCCAACCAGGGCGTCATGATCCTCTACGAGGTCCTCAACGAGCGTGAGGGCGTCCTCGCCGAGCGCACGTACAGCGTGTGGCCGGACCTGGAGGAGCTGATGCGGGAGCACGGCGTCCCGCAGTTCACCGTCGACGGCCACCGCCCGGTGAAGGCCTTCGACGTGTTCGGGCTGTCCTTCTCCACGGAGCTGGGCTACACGAACATGCTGACCGCGCTGGACCTGGCGGGCATCCCCCTGGAGTCCAGGGACCGCACGCTCGACGACCCGATCGTGCTGGCCGGCGGCCACGCGGCCTTCAACCCCGAGCCGATCGCCGACTTCATCGACGCGGTGATCATCGGCGACGGCGAGCAGGCCGTGCTCGACATGACCGGGATCATCCGCGCCTGGAAGGCCGAGGGCCGGCCGGGTGGCCGCGAGGAGGTCCTGTTCCGTCTCGCGCGGACGGGTTCGGTGTACATCCCGGCTTTCTACGACGTCGAGTACCTCCCCGACGGCCGCATCGGCCGCGTCGTGCCGAACCGGTCGGGTGTCCCGTGGCGGGTGTCCAAGCACACCGTCATGGACCTCGACGAGTGGCCGTACCCCAAGCAGCCCCTGGTTCCGCTCGCCGAGACGGTCCACGAGCGCATGTCGGTGGAGATCTTCCGCGGCTGCACCCGCGGCTGCCGCTTCTGCCAGGCCGGCATGATCACCCGCCCGGTCCGTGAGCGTTCCATCACGGGCATCGGCGACATGGTCGAGAAGGGCCTGAAGGCCACCGGCTTCGAGGAGGTGGGCCTGCTCTCGCTCTCCTCCGCCGACCACAGCGAGATCGGCGACATCGCCAAGGGCCTCGCGGACCGGTACGAGGAGGACAAGATCGGTCTGTCCCTCCCCTCCACCCGCGTGGACGCCTTCAACGTCGACCTCGCGAACGAGCTGACCAGGAACGGCCGGCGCTCCGGCCTGACCTTCGCGCCCGAGGGCGGCTCCGAGCGCATGCGCAAGGTCATCAACAAGATGGTCTCGGAGGAGGACCTGATCCGGACCGTCTCCACGGCGTACGGCAACGGCTGGCGTCAGGTGAAGCTGTACTTCATGTGCGGTCTGCCGACGGAGACCGACGAGGACGTCCTCCAGATCGCCGACATGGCCATGAAGGTGATCGCCGAGGGCCGCAAGGTCTCCGGCCAGAACGACATCCGCTGCACGGTGTCGATCGGCGGGTTCGTCCCCAAGCCGCACACACCGTTCCAGTGGGCGCCGCAGCTCTCCGCCGAGGAGACGGACGCGCGGCTGGAGAAGCTCCGCGACAAGATCCGCGGCGACAAGAAGTACGGCCGGTCCATCGGCTTCCGCTACCACGACGGCAAGCCCGGCATCGTCGAGGGCCTGCTCTCGCGCGGCGACCGCCGTATCGGCGCCGTGATCCGCGCGGTCTACGAGGACGGTGGCCGCTTCGACGGCTGGCGCGAGCACTTCTCCTACGACCGCTGGATGAGCTGCGCGGACAAGGCGCTCGCCGACGTCGGCCTCGACGTCGACTGGTACACCACCCGTGAGCGCACCTACGAGGAGGTCCTCCCCTGGGACCACCTCGACTCCGGCCTCGACAAGGACTGGCTCTGGGAGGACTGGCAGGACTCCCTCGACGAGACCGAGGTCGAGGACTGCCGCTGGACCCCGTGCTTCGACTGTGGTGTGTGCCCGCAGATGGACACGGCCATACAAATCGGCCCGACTGGGAAGAAGCTGCTGCCGTTGTCGGTGAAGAAGACGGTGCCCACCAGCTGA